In a genomic window of Aricia agestis chromosome 2, ilAriAges1.1, whole genome shotgun sequence:
- the LOC121739594 gene encoding post-GPI attachment to proteins factor 2 — MYLPLHNAAEKRYLVRIPIKKLGLFTVSLPLFSFLTCVLLTMYKDFENANRTHCNVPNVFPSISASIGNYEPQHTIWTVAIYIHSPLRFFIIYLRWEYYKSIIEHNYVIIVKMAVMMNIIENLSLIGLTHWTSSQNYPYHEVCFKVFVGTSILYMFFICMLLTKYRRRSASSSHLEAKSMKLKWRAFFINVGSFAFAAYFFLRHNRLCEPYVYSMFAFSEYLVVVTNMLFHLTTVYDLRKQFIFFTRNGIIFE, encoded by the exons ATGTATCTTCCTCTTCACAATGCCGCTGAAAAGAGGTACTTGGTTAGGATACCAATTAAGAAACTCGGCCTGTTCACTGTATCGCTGCCGCTGTTTTCCTTTCTCACGTGTGTGCTCCTGACCATGTACAAAGATTTCGAAAATGCAAACAGAACTCACTGTAACGTTCCTAATGTGTTTCCATCCATATCGGCTTCCATAGGGAATTACGAGCCCCAGCACACTATATGGACTGTAGCCATTTACATACATTCGCCGCTAAGATTTTTCATTATATATTTGAGATGGGAATATTACAAAAGCATAATTGAGCATAACTATGTCATAATAGTGAAGATGGCggtgatgatgaatataatagAGAATTTGTCCTTGATTGGGCTCACTCACTGGACCTCCTCTCAGAACTACC CATATCATGAAGTTTGCTTTAAGGTGTTCGTTGGGACCTCTATATTATACATGTTTTTTATATGTATGCTACTCACAAAATACCGAAGAAGGTCAGCCTCCTCAAGTCATCTGGAGGCCAAGTCTATGAAACTAAAATGGAGGGCTTTCTTTATAAATGTTGGTTCCTTTGCTTTTGCAGCTTACTTCTTTTTGAGACACAATAGACTCTGTGAGCCTTATG tTTATTCAATGTTTGCCTTTTCTGAATATTTGGTAGTTGTCACTAACATGCTCTTCCACTTGACAACTGTTTATGACTTACGAAagcaatttattttctttacacGAAATGGTATTATATTTGAATGA